The genomic stretch GAAATACCGCCTCGGCCCGTACGCGGACCTGCAGGCGACGATCGACTGGTTCGCGGGTTCGTTCGGCAGAAAAAGCTTGTCGGTCAGGGGCGGCCTCAACGTAGCGGCAGTGATGAATCCGCTGATGGCCGACCGGGAGTTCTGCCGGGCGGGAGAAAGCCCTCTGGCGTGCGAGTTGCGCCTTCACAACCCGAGCATCGCCCTCATCAGCTTCGAGGAGGCGTGGGACGGAGACGTGCCAAAGTACGAAATTTACCTGCGCCAGGCGATCCAATACACGCTCGATCAGGGGATCGTTCCGGTCGTGGCGACCAAAGCCGACAACTTGGAGGGCGGCCATCGGATCAACGCCCTGATCGCCCGGCTGGCCTGGGAGTACGACGTGCCGCTGTGGAATTTTTGGGCCGCGGTCCAACCCTTGGGCTCGCGCGGACTCACCGAGGACGGCTTTCACCTGACCCAAACGGCCGATTACCATAATTTTTATTTCGACATGCCCGCCTCCAAATGGAGCGGCTGGATGGCGCGCAACCTGACCGCGCTGCAGGTGCTGGACGCGGCGCGGCGGTCGTTGACGCAGCCGGCGGCCTGAGAATGCGAGGAGCCCATGAGCGACGAGATTGTTTCCGCCCTTTCCAAATACATCGCCGAACAGGTGTTGAAGCAGCCGCAGCGGACGATCGCCCCGGACGAAAAGCTGATCTCCTCCGGCATGATTGATTCCTTCCACTTGGTGGATCTCTCGCTGTACGTCGAAGATTCCTTCGGCGTGCATTTGGACGACACCGAACTGAACGCCGAAACCTTCGACAGCTTGGCCGAGCTGGCGGCGGTCGTCCGCGATCGGCGGAAGCCCGCGTGACCACCTTCTTCTCCCGGCTGGAAGCCCTTTATGCCAAGCATCCCGGGCGCACGGCCGTAGAATGGATTCTTCCGCGCGCGGCGGATGTTCCCATGACCACCCGGGATCTGGTCTGCGGCGCGGCGGGATACGCGGCCGCGTTCGAGGCGGCCGGCATCCGCCCGGGCGAAGTGGCGGTCCTGATCCTTCAGCACTCCGAGGCGCTGGCCGCCGCCTTCTTCGGAGCGGTGCTGCACGGCGCCGTGCCGGCCATCATGCCCTTCCTCACCGAGAAACTCTCGCCGGATTCCTACCGCCGTTCGCTGAAATCCCTCTTCGAGGTCACTTGCCCGGCCGCGGTCGTCACCTATCCGGAATTCCTGGAAGAAGCGCGGGCGGCCACCGCCGGCACTTCCGTGCGGCGCATCCTGCGCGCCGCGGACGCCGTGCCCCGGCCGGAACCCGACTTCTCCGTTCTGCGCGGCCGGGAACGCAAGGCCGAGGATATCGTCCTGCTCCAGCATTCCTCCGGCACCACCGGCCTGCAGAAGGGGGTCGCACTCTCGCACCGGGCCGTGTTCCGCCAGCTCGAAATCTACGGGGAGGCGATCCGCCTGCAGGGCGGGGACACGGTCGTTTCCTGGCTGCCCCTGTACCACGACATGGGTCTGATCGCCGGCTTTTTGATGCCGATCCTAACCGGAACCCCGCTGGTGCTGATGTCGCCCTTCGACTGGGTCCGCGCGCCGTACAAACTCCTGCAGGCGGTTTCACGGCGCCGCGGGACTCTTTCCTGGATGCCCAACTTCGCGTACAACTTCTGCGCCCAGAAAATCCGTGACCGGGACCTGGAAGGGGTGGATCTTTCCTCCTGGCGCGCGGTGATCAATTGCTCCGAGCCGATGCACTCCAAAAGCCACCGCATGTTCCTCGAGCGGTTCCGCGGTTACGGGCTGTCCGCGGGCGCGCTGGCCACCAGCTACGCGATGGCGGAAAACGTGTTCGCCGTCACCCAAGGCGGGATCGATCGGCCGGTGACGGTCGATTCGATCAGCCAACGCGGCTTGCTGAGCGAAAGGATCGCGCGGCCGGCGAACGCGGGGGAGGATTCCATAAACATGCTCTCCTGCGGGAAGCCCTTGCCGAACGCGGAGGTTAAGATCGTCGACGACGCGCAAAGCGAACTGCCCGAGCGGTGCTTGGGGGAGGTGATGCTGCGCAGCGATTGCATGCTGACGGAATACTACCGCCGGGCGGACCTGACCGAAAAGGCCTTCCGCCAAGGCTGGTTCCTGACCGGCGATCTGGGGTATCTGGCCGAGGGCGAGGTCTATATCACCGGCCGAAAGAAGGACCTGATCATCGTCGGCGGAAAAAACGTTTATCCGCAGGATTTGGAAGCCCTGGCTTCCGAGGTGCCGGGCGTCCATCCCGGCCGGGTTGTCGCCTTCGGGGTCTATAGCGAGGAAATGGGGACGGAAGAAGTGGTGATCGTGGCCGAGCGAGACGCCCCGGAAGATGATTCCCCGCGAGGGGATGAAGGTGTGGAACGGTTGGCGGAGGAAATCCGTCGGATGGTGACCCGCGGATCGGACATCGCCCTGCGGCAGGTGAAAGTGGCGGACCGCGGGTGGCTGCTCAAAACCAGCTCCGGAAAAATCGCGCGCTCGGCGAACCGGGAAAAATTTTTGGCCGAGCGGGAAACCTCACACTAAGAAAGGGGAGAAAAACCGTTTCTGCTCAGACGGCGATCGTCATGCCGGCGCCCGCCCTCGGCGTGTTCTTTGCCGGGGGTGAAATTAGCCGGCATCCAGAAAATCTTCAATAAATACCGGGCTCTGGCTTCAAACCCCGCTTCCCCCGCTTCCCCCGCTTCCCTCGCTTCACTCGCTTCGCGCATTTTCCCCGCTTACCTCGCTTCCCCCGCTTCCCCCGCTTCGCGAGGGCAGGCGCGAGGGCAGGCGCGAGGGCCGGCGCGAGGGAGCCACCCCGGGGTTACGGACAAAACCAATAACACCAGTGATGTTAGGCTGAGATTATTCAGTCGAAATACGCTGCCGGAGCAGTTGCGAAAATCCATCGCAATTAATCCCCCATTTGCCGCGACCGGCCCGCCGGGCGGGATTTCTTGTCCCTTTTCCTTGACAGCCTCAATCCGCGGGAGTATAGTCGCAACAGAATGAATCTTTCACACAGGAGCGTAGATCCGCCGTCATTCGATACGTCGGCACCATGGACACTAACCTTTCTTTGGACCCGGACCACCCAACCCAACCCCGCGTGAAGACCGTACCTGACGTCTGTTGAGACGAAGGCCGGGCCGCTTGCCGATTGGCCTGTCCCCCGCGTTTCCAACGACGCGGGGGTTTTGTTTAATCTCGACTGCAGGAGAATCTGGCATGGCGTATGTCCGCGAACTCATCGGCCGGCCGGTCGCCGACGTAAGCGGCCGGCAGATCGGAACCCTTTCCGACCTGATTGCCACAACCCAAAACCGCATCGCCCATCCGCGGATCGTGGCGATGGCCGTGCGCTCCAACGGGAATCCGATGATGATTCCGGTTTCGGCGGCGACGGTCCTGATTGCGCCCGCCATCCCGTTGAAGCACCGGGTGAAGGATCTGCCGGTGTACCGGCCCGCCAAGGATGACCTGTTTCTGGCGCGCGACGTGCTTGACAAGCGGATCATCGACATCAACGGCGTGCGCGCGGTGCGGGTGAAGGATCTGGAGTTGACGCGGGTCGACAACGACATCTACGTGGCCAACGTGACCGTCTGCGGCGAGGGAAGGGGAGGATGGCTTCGCAACCTTCTGCGGCGGCGGACGGACGATCCGGCCGCCGGGGCGATTTCGTGGGAAAACGTGGAAATGCTTCCCGGCTCCAATCCGATGCGGCTGAAGGTTTCCGGAGACAAGCTCAGCGATCTGCATCCGGCGGATTTGGCCGACATCGTCCGGGACCTGAACCGCGAGGAAAGCGGCCGAGGGCTGCTGGACCAGATGGTCGTGGAGAAATTGGCCGACGTGCTCGAGGAAACCGATCCGGAAGTGCAGGCGGATTTGATCGAGCACATGCCGGACGAAAAAGTGGCCGACGTGCTGGAGGAAATGGCGCCCGACGAGGCGGCCGACCTGCTGGCTGAATTGCCGCGGGGCCGCTCCGAAGATCTGTTGGAGCTGATGGAGCACGAAGAGGCCGAGGACGTCCGCAAACTGCTGGCCTACCCGTTGGATTCCGCCGGCGGGCTGATGAACACGGAATTCCTCGCGGTTCCGCCCGCGCTGACCGCCGCGGAGGCGATGGCGGTCCTGCGCCGCGAGGGGCCGAAGATCCAAAACCTGTTCTATATCTACGTCACCGATGAATCCGGCCGCTTGAGGGGCGTGTTCTCCCTGAGGGACCTCGTCCTGGCGGATCCCGGCACCGCGGTGACGGAATTCATGCACGCCCGCGTGTTCACCGTCCGGCCGGAGGACAGCCAGGACGACGCGGCGCACGCGATCTCCAAATACAACCTGCTGGCCGTTCCGGTGGTGGACGAGGAGAACCGATTGCAGGGGATCATCACGGCCGACGACGCGCTGGACAAGATCATCCCCACCGCCTGGAAAAAGCGCATGCCGCGCTTGCACCGCTAGGCGCAGATGCCGCCTTCCGAGAGCCGGCGGGGCGCAGCGCCGACGCGCCTCCGCCGCTAGAACCAATCTAATTTCTTAAGGATCAACACCACCGTCAAAGACAGCAGCAACGATATCCCCAGGATGATCGGAAACGCCGAAGGGTGCGCCCCCAGCGGGAGGGCGACGTTCATCCCGTACAAGGCCGCCACCAGCGCCGGGAAGCTGAGCACGATGGTGATCGAGGTCAGCAGTTTCATCACCTGGTTGAGGTTGTTGGAGATGATCGAGGCGAAGGCGTCCATCATCCCGCTCAGGATGTTGCTCTCGATGCTGGTCATCTCGATCGCCTGCATCGTCTCGGTCAGGGCGTCGTCGAGCAGTTCGGCGTCGTCCGGGTATTTTTCGAACAGCTGACCCTTCTGCAGGCGTTCCATCATCAGCTCGTTGGCCTTCAGCGCGGTGGTGAAGTAGGTCAGGCTCTTTTGGTAGCGGAGCAGTTCCATCACTTCCTGGTTGCGGATCGAGAGCTGCAGCCGGTCTTCGAGGGCTTCGACGACTCGGCTGATCTCGCGCAGGTAGGCCAGATAGCGGACGGACGCGTTGAGCAGCAACCGCAGGACAAAGCGGTTGTGCTTGGCGGTGGAGAGATCGCGCACCCGCCCGGCGGTGAACTCCTGGAGGACGTCGGTGTTCATCCGGCACACCGTGAGGATGTGGTTGGCGTTGAACAGCACCCCGAGCGGAACGGTGGCGTAGGGCACGTCCTCCACCTCGCCCCGGAAGTAGGGGATGCGCATCAGCACCAGCCAGTCGTCGCCCTCGCGCTCGGCCCGCGGGCGTTCGTCAGGATCCAGCGCGTAGGCGACGTTGTCGGCGGGGAAGCCCAGCCCCCCTAACTGGGCGATTTCCGCCGGGGTCGGATCGACGGCATGGAGCCAGCATCCGTTGACCGGCTCGGAAAGCGTTTTCAATCCCTGTTCGTCATTGCGGAAGATGAGCAGCATCGCGCGTGCCCCCGGTTTCTTCTGGATGAGGAATCCGCCGTCATCCCCCATTTTTCAGCGCCAAAGCGATTTTACTCCCAAGTGCCGGGCACGCGAACCCCGAAAAGCCGAGATGC from Anaerolineales bacterium encodes the following:
- a CDS encoding acyl carrier protein, producing MSDEIVSALSKYIAEQVLKQPQRTIAPDEKLISSGMIDSFHLVDLSLYVEDSFGVHLDDTELNAETFDSLAELAAVVRDRRKPA
- a CDS encoding AMP-binding protein, encoding MTTFFSRLEALYAKHPGRTAVEWILPRAADVPMTTRDLVCGAAGYAAAFEAAGIRPGEVAVLILQHSEALAAAFFGAVLHGAVPAIMPFLTEKLSPDSYRRSLKSLFEVTCPAAVVTYPEFLEEARAATAGTSVRRILRAADAVPRPEPDFSVLRGRERKAEDIVLLQHSSGTTGLQKGVALSHRAVFRQLEIYGEAIRLQGGDTVVSWLPLYHDMGLIAGFLMPILTGTPLVLMSPFDWVRAPYKLLQAVSRRRGTLSWMPNFAYNFCAQKIRDRDLEGVDLSSWRAVINCSEPMHSKSHRMFLERFRGYGLSAGALATSYAMAENVFAVTQGGIDRPVTVDSISQRGLLSERIARPANAGEDSINMLSCGKPLPNAEVKIVDDAQSELPERCLGEVMLRSDCMLTEYYRRADLTEKAFRQGWFLTGDLGYLAEGEVYITGRKKDLIIVGGKNVYPQDLEALASEVPGVHPGRVVAFGVYSEEMGTEEVVIVAERDAPEDDSPRGDEGVERLAEEIRRMVTRGSDIALRQVKVADRGWLLKTSSGKIARSANREKFLAERETSH
- a CDS encoding magnesium transporter codes for the protein MAYVRELIGRPVADVSGRQIGTLSDLIATTQNRIAHPRIVAMAVRSNGNPMMIPVSAATVLIAPAIPLKHRVKDLPVYRPAKDDLFLARDVLDKRIIDINGVRAVRVKDLELTRVDNDIYVANVTVCGEGRGGWLRNLLRRRTDDPAAGAISWENVEMLPGSNPMRLKVSGDKLSDLHPADLADIVRDLNREESGRGLLDQMVVEKLADVLEETDPEVQADLIEHMPDEKVADVLEEMAPDEAADLLAELPRGRSEDLLELMEHEEAEDVRKLLAYPLDSAGGLMNTEFLAVPPALTAAEAMAVLRREGPKIQNLFYIYVTDESGRLRGVFSLRDLVLADPGTAVTEFMHARVFTVRPEDSQDDAAHAISKYNLLAVPVVDEENRLQGIITADDALDKIIPTAWKKRMPRLHR
- a CDS encoding magnesium transporter CorA family protein, giving the protein MLLIFRNDEQGLKTLSEPVNGCWLHAVDPTPAEIAQLGGLGFPADNVAYALDPDERPRAEREGDDWLVLMRIPYFRGEVEDVPYATVPLGVLFNANHILTVCRMNTDVLQEFTAGRVRDLSTAKHNRFVLRLLLNASVRYLAYLREISRVVEALEDRLQLSIRNQEVMELLRYQKSLTYFTTALKANELMMERLQKGQLFEKYPDDAELLDDALTETMQAIEMTSIESNILSGMMDAFASIISNNLNQVMKLLTSITIVLSFPALVAALYGMNVALPLGAHPSAFPIILGISLLLSLTVVLILKKLDWF